In a single window of the Funiculus sociatus GB2-C1 genome:
- a CDS encoding glycosyltransferase, whose product MRIALFTETFLPKVDGIVTRLRHTVEHLQRNGDQVLIFSPDGGLTEYKGARIYGVSGFPLPWYPELKMALPRPAIGYELEKFQPDTIHVVNPAILGLAGIYYAKTMRVPLVASYHTHLPQYLHHYGWGILEGLLWEFLKSAHNQARLNLCTSTAMMQELTSHGIERVDLWQRGVDTELFQPHLASQEMRRRLTQGHPDSPLLLYVGRLGAEKEIDRIKPVLEAIPNARLALVGDGPHRQALEKYFAGTPTNFVGYLTGVDLASAFASADAFIFPSRTETLGLVLLEAMAAGCPVVAARSGGIPDIVTDGVNGYLFDPADEEGAIAATIRLLAHQQERETLRQNARKEAERWGWAAATRQLQNYYKAVISHG is encoded by the coding sequence ATGCGAATCGCTCTTTTCACCGAAACCTTTTTGCCCAAGGTTGACGGCATAGTGACGCGCCTGCGCCACACCGTTGAACACTTACAGCGCAACGGCGACCAAGTATTGATATTTTCCCCAGATGGGGGGTTGACAGAATACAAGGGAGCCAGAATCTACGGAGTCTCTGGCTTCCCCTTGCCTTGGTATCCAGAGTTGAAAATGGCTTTGCCACGCCCAGCAATAGGGTATGAGCTAGAAAAGTTTCAGCCAGATACAATTCATGTCGTCAACCCCGCAATTTTGGGGTTAGCGGGGATATATTACGCCAAGACGATGCGAGTACCCTTGGTAGCGTCTTACCATACTCATCTGCCCCAATACCTCCACCACTACGGCTGGGGAATCCTAGAAGGCTTATTGTGGGAATTTCTGAAATCAGCTCACAACCAAGCCCGATTAAATCTCTGCACCTCCACAGCGATGATGCAGGAACTTACAAGTCACGGCATCGAGCGGGTGGATTTGTGGCAACGGGGAGTGGATACAGAGCTGTTTCAACCGCATCTAGCAAGCCAGGAAATGCGTAGGCGTTTAACCCAAGGTCATCCAGACAGCCCCTTGCTGCTTTACGTAGGTCGTCTTGGTGCAGAAAAAGAAATTGACCGCATTAAACCAGTTTTAGAAGCAATTCCCAACGCCCGCCTCGCCTTAGTTGGGGATGGGCCCCATCGGCAAGCCTTAGAAAAATACTTCGCTGGTACACCCACCAATTTTGTTGGCTATCTCACAGGCGTAGACCTCGCCAGTGCCTTTGCCTCAGCTGATGCCTTTATATTCCCCTCACGCACAGAAACGTTGGGATTAGTGCTTCTGGAGGCAATGGCAGCTGGGTGTCCCGTCGTCGCCGCACGTTCTGGGGGGATTCCCGACATCGTGACAGATGGAGTCAACGGATATTTATTTGACCCAGCTGATGAAGAAGGCGCGATCGCAGCTACCATACGCCTGCTGGCTCATCAACAAGAACGAGAAACCCTCCGGCAAAATGCCCGGAAAGAAGCTGAACGCTGGGGCTGGGCAGCTGCCACCCGTCAGCTACAAAATTACTACAAAGCAGTCATTAGTCATGGATAA